In the Lepus europaeus isolate LE1 chromosome 18, mLepTim1.pri, whole genome shotgun sequence genome, one interval contains:
- the NUFIP2 gene encoding FMR1-interacting protein NUFIP2 isoform X1 gives MEEKPGQPQPQHHHSHHHPHHHPQQQQQQQQQSHHHHHYYFYNHSHNHHHHHHHQQPHQYLQHGAEGSPKAQPKPLKHEQKHTLQQHQETPKKKTGYGELNGNAGEREISLKSLGSDEATNPISRVLNGNQQVVDPSLKQTVKASTFGKAGIKTKNFIQKNSMDKKNGKSYENKSGENQSVDKTDTVAIPNGVVTNNSGYIANGYMGKGADNDGSGSESGYTTPKKRKARRNSAKGCENLNLVQEKIMQQETSVPTLKQGLETFKPDYSEQKGNRVDGSKPVWKYETGPGGTSRGKPAVGDMLRKSSDIKPGVSSKKFDDRPKGKHASAVASKEDSWTLFKPPPVFPVDNSSAKIVPKISYASKVKENLNKTIQNSVSPSSSSSSSSSTGETQTQSSSRLSQVPMSALKSVTSASFSNGPVLAGTDASVYPPGGQPLLTTAANTLTPISSGTDSVLQDMSLTSAAVEQIKSSLFIYPSNMQTVLLSTAQVDLPSQTDQQNLGDIFQNQWGLSFINEPSAGPETVMGKSSDHKVVEVTFQGEYPATLVSQGAEIIPSGTEHPVFPKAYELEKRTSPQVLSSILKSGTTNESGALSLEPSHIGDLQKADTSSQGALVFLSKDYEIENQNPLASPTNTLLGSAKEQRYQRGLERNDSWGSFDLRAAIVYHTKEMESIWNLQKQDPKRIITYNEAMDSPDQ, from the exons ATGGAGGAGAAGCCCGGCCAGCCACAGCCTCAACACCATCACAGCCACCACCACCCGCATCAtcacccccagcagcagcagcagcagcagcagcaatcgcaccaccaccaccattattATTTCTACAACCACagccacaaccaccaccaccaccatcaccaccagcagcCTCACCAATACCTGCAGCATGGAGCCGAGGGCAGCCCCAAGGCCCAGCCAAAGCCGCTGAAACATGAGCAGAAACACACCCTCCAGCAGCACCAGGAAACGCCGAAGAAGAAAACAG gCTATGGTGAACTAAATGGTAATgctggagaaagagaaatatctttaaAGAGTCTGGGTTCTGATGAAGCTACCAACCCTATTTCCAGGGTCCTCAATGGCAACCAGCAAGTTGTAGACCCTAGCCTGAAGCAGACTGTAAAGGCCAGCACCTTTGGGAAAGCAGGAATTAAAACCAAGAATTTCATTCAGAAAAACAGTATGGACAAAAAGAATGGGAAGTCTTATGAAAACAAATCTGGAGAGAACCAGTCTGTAGATAAAACCGATACTGTAGCAATTCCAAATGGTGTTGTAACAAATAATTCAGGCTATATTGCTAATGGTTATATGGGCAAAGGAGCAGATAATGATGGTAGTGGATCGGAGAGCGGATATACCACTCCTAAGAAAAGAAAAGCTAGGCGCAATAGTGCCAAGGGTTGTGAAAACCTTAATTTAGTGCAGGAAAAAATAATGCAACAAGAGACCAGTGTCCCAACCTTAAAACAGGGACTTGAAACTTTCAAGCCTGACTATAGTGAACAAAAGGGAAACCGAGTAGATGGTTCCAAGCCTGTTTGGAAATATGAAACTGGGCCTGGAGGAACAAGTCGAGGAAAACCTGCTGTGGGTGATATGCTTCGGAAAAGCTCAGATATAAAACCTGGTGTGAGCAGCAAAAAGTTTGATGATCGGCCCAAAGGAAAGCATGCCTCGGCTGTTGCCTCCAAAGAGGACTCGTGGACCCTATTTAAACCACCCCCAGTTTTTCCGGTGGACAATAGCAGTGCTAAAATCGTTCCTAAAATAAGTTATGCAAGCAAAGTTAAGGAAAACCTCAACAAAACTATACAGAACTCTGTGTCACCATCTTCGTCCTCATCCTCTTCATCATCTACTGGAGAAACTCAGACACAATCTTCAAGTCGGTTATCCCAGGTTCCTATGTCAGCACTGAAATCTGTTACTTCTGCCAGCTTTTCTAACGGGCCTGTCTTAGCGGGGACTGATGCAAGTGTGTATCCTCCAGGGGGTCAGCCACTGCTAACTACTGCTGCTAATACGTTAACACCCATCTCTTCTGGGACTGATTCAGTTCTCCAGGACATGAGTCTAACTTCAGCAGCTGTTGAACAAATAAAGTCTAGCCTTTTTATTTATCCTTCAAATATGCAAACTGTGCTTTTAAGCACAGCACAAGTGGATCTGCCCTCTCAGACTGATCAGCAAAACCTGGGGGATATCTTCCAGAATCAGTGGGGtttatcatttataaatgagcccagtgctggccctgagactgTTATGGGGAAGTCATCAGATCATAAAGTGGTGGAGGTGACATTTCAAGGAGAATATCCTGCCACTTTGGTTTCACAGGGTGCTGAAATAATCCCCTCAGGAACTGAGCATCCTGTGTTTCCCAAGGCTTATGAGCTGGAGAAACGGACTAGTCCTCAAGTTCTGAGTAGCATTCTAAAATCTGGGACTACTAATGAGAGTGGAGCCTTATCCTTGGAACCCAGTCATATAGGTGACCTGCAAAAAGCAGACACCAGTAGTCAAGGTGCTTTAGTGTTTCTCTCAAAGGACTACGAGATAGAAAATCAAAATCCTCTGGCCTCTCCTACGAACACTTTGTTGGGCTCCGCCAAAGAACAGAGATACCAGAGAGGCCTAGAAAGGAATGATAGCTGGGGTTCTTTTGACCTGAGGGCTGCTATTGTATATCACACTAAAG
- the NUFIP2 gene encoding FMR1-interacting protein NUFIP2 isoform X2 produces the protein MEEKPGQPQPQHHHSHHHPHHHPQQQQQQQQQSHHHHHYYFYNHSHNHHHHHHHQQPHQYLQHGAEGSPKAQPKPLKHEQKHTLQQHQETPKKKTGYGELNGNAGEREISLKSLGSDEATNPISRVLNGNQQVVDPSLKQTVKASTFGKAGIKTKNFIQKNSMDKKNGKSYENKSGENQSVDKTDTVAIPNGVVTNNSGYIANGYMGKGADNDGSGSESGYTTPKKRKARRNSAKGCENLNLVQEKIMQQETSVPTLKQGLETFKPDYSEQKGNRVDGSKPVWKYETGPGGTSRGKPAVGDMLRKSSDIKPGVSSKKFDDRPKGKHASAVASKEDSWTLFKPPPVFPVDNSSAKIVPKISYASKVKENLNKTIQNSVSPSSSSSSSSSTGETQTQSSSRLSQVPMSALKSVTSASFSNGPVLAGTDASVYPPGGQPLLTTAANTLTPISSGTDSVLQDMSLTSAAVEQIKSSLFIYPSNMQTVLLSTAQVDLPSQTDQQNLGDIFQNQWGLSFINEPSAGPETVMGKSSDHKVVEVTFQGEYPATLVSQGAEIIPSGTEHPVFPKAYELEKRTSPQVLSSILKSGTTNESGALSLEPSHIGDLQKADTSSQGALVFLSKDYEIENQNPLASPTNTLLGSAKEQRYQRGLERNDSWGSFDLRAAIVYHTKEMESIWNLQKQGPTPEVDFVLQL, from the exons ATGGAGGAGAAGCCCGGCCAGCCACAGCCTCAACACCATCACAGCCACCACCACCCGCATCAtcacccccagcagcagcagcagcagcagcagcaatcgcaccaccaccaccattattATTTCTACAACCACagccacaaccaccaccaccaccatcaccaccagcagcCTCACCAATACCTGCAGCATGGAGCCGAGGGCAGCCCCAAGGCCCAGCCAAAGCCGCTGAAACATGAGCAGAAACACACCCTCCAGCAGCACCAGGAAACGCCGAAGAAGAAAACAG gCTATGGTGAACTAAATGGTAATgctggagaaagagaaatatctttaaAGAGTCTGGGTTCTGATGAAGCTACCAACCCTATTTCCAGGGTCCTCAATGGCAACCAGCAAGTTGTAGACCCTAGCCTGAAGCAGACTGTAAAGGCCAGCACCTTTGGGAAAGCAGGAATTAAAACCAAGAATTTCATTCAGAAAAACAGTATGGACAAAAAGAATGGGAAGTCTTATGAAAACAAATCTGGAGAGAACCAGTCTGTAGATAAAACCGATACTGTAGCAATTCCAAATGGTGTTGTAACAAATAATTCAGGCTATATTGCTAATGGTTATATGGGCAAAGGAGCAGATAATGATGGTAGTGGATCGGAGAGCGGATATACCACTCCTAAGAAAAGAAAAGCTAGGCGCAATAGTGCCAAGGGTTGTGAAAACCTTAATTTAGTGCAGGAAAAAATAATGCAACAAGAGACCAGTGTCCCAACCTTAAAACAGGGACTTGAAACTTTCAAGCCTGACTATAGTGAACAAAAGGGAAACCGAGTAGATGGTTCCAAGCCTGTTTGGAAATATGAAACTGGGCCTGGAGGAACAAGTCGAGGAAAACCTGCTGTGGGTGATATGCTTCGGAAAAGCTCAGATATAAAACCTGGTGTGAGCAGCAAAAAGTTTGATGATCGGCCCAAAGGAAAGCATGCCTCGGCTGTTGCCTCCAAAGAGGACTCGTGGACCCTATTTAAACCACCCCCAGTTTTTCCGGTGGACAATAGCAGTGCTAAAATCGTTCCTAAAATAAGTTATGCAAGCAAAGTTAAGGAAAACCTCAACAAAACTATACAGAACTCTGTGTCACCATCTTCGTCCTCATCCTCTTCATCATCTACTGGAGAAACTCAGACACAATCTTCAAGTCGGTTATCCCAGGTTCCTATGTCAGCACTGAAATCTGTTACTTCTGCCAGCTTTTCTAACGGGCCTGTCTTAGCGGGGACTGATGCAAGTGTGTATCCTCCAGGGGGTCAGCCACTGCTAACTACTGCTGCTAATACGTTAACACCCATCTCTTCTGGGACTGATTCAGTTCTCCAGGACATGAGTCTAACTTCAGCAGCTGTTGAACAAATAAAGTCTAGCCTTTTTATTTATCCTTCAAATATGCAAACTGTGCTTTTAAGCACAGCACAAGTGGATCTGCCCTCTCAGACTGATCAGCAAAACCTGGGGGATATCTTCCAGAATCAGTGGGGtttatcatttataaatgagcccagtgctggccctgagactgTTATGGGGAAGTCATCAGATCATAAAGTGGTGGAGGTGACATTTCAAGGAGAATATCCTGCCACTTTGGTTTCACAGGGTGCTGAAATAATCCCCTCAGGAACTGAGCATCCTGTGTTTCCCAAGGCTTATGAGCTGGAGAAACGGACTAGTCCTCAAGTTCTGAGTAGCATTCTAAAATCTGGGACTACTAATGAGAGTGGAGCCTTATCCTTGGAACCCAGTCATATAGGTGACCTGCAAAAAGCAGACACCAGTAGTCAAGGTGCTTTAGTGTTTCTCTCAAAGGACTACGAGATAGAAAATCAAAATCCTCTGGCCTCTCCTACGAACACTTTGTTGGGCTCCGCCAAAGAACAGAGATACCAGAGAGGCCTAGAAAGGAATGATAGCTGGGGTTCTTTTGACCTGAGGGCTGCTATTGTATATCACACTAAAG